A single Amia ocellicauda isolate fAmiCal2 chromosome 9, fAmiCal2.hap1, whole genome shotgun sequence DNA region contains:
- the npm2a gene encoding nucleoplasmin-2a isoform X5 — MTPSVCCGFLSLCLSWPGCELSSSQRTFVFEVDDDFLEHQLFVRTICLSAEASDQLHVVEVEAKITQNSRPVPIATLRPTVQPMVSFYGFELLPPLSFNLRSGDGPVFISGQHVMLDLDLDEEEEELYPMNSSQKLLKQ, encoded by the exons ATGACACCGTCTGTGTGCTGTGGG TTTCTGTCACTCTGTCTTTCCTGGCCAGGCTGCGAGTTGTCCAGCAGTCAGAGGACGTTTGTGTTTGAAGTGGACGACGATTTCCTCGAGCACCAGCTCTTTGTCAGGACG ATCTGCCTTAGTGCAGAGGCCAGTGACCAGCTGCACGTGGTAGAAGTGGAGGCCAAGATCACGCAGAACAGCCGCCCAGTGCCCATCGCCACCCTGCGGCCCACAGTGCAGCCCATG GTGAGTTTCTATGGGTTTGAGCTGTTGCCACCTTTGAGTTTCAACCTGCGCTCGGGGGACGGGCCGGTCTTCATCTCTGGGCAGCATGTGATGT TGGACCTTGATCTGgacgaagaagaggaggagctgTACCCAATGAACTCCAGTCAAA AGCTCTTGAAGCAATAG
- the npm2a gene encoding nucleoplasmin-2a isoform X4 has protein sequence MDPLNISSISSVHDTVCVLWGCELSSSQRTFVFEVDDDFLEHQLFVRTICLSAEASDQLHVVEVEAKITQNSRPVPIATLRPTVQPMVSFYGFELLPPLSFNLRSGDGPVFISGQHVMLDLDLDEEEEELYPMNSSQKLLKQ, from the exons ATGGATCCCCTTAACATCTCCTCGATCTCCTCCGTTCATGACACCGTCTGTGTGCTGTGGG GCTGCGAGTTGTCCAGCAGTCAGAGGACGTTTGTGTTTGAAGTGGACGACGATTTCCTCGAGCACCAGCTCTTTGTCAGGACG ATCTGCCTTAGTGCAGAGGCCAGTGACCAGCTGCACGTGGTAGAAGTGGAGGCCAAGATCACGCAGAACAGCCGCCCAGTGCCCATCGCCACCCTGCGGCCCACAGTGCAGCCCATG GTGAGTTTCTATGGGTTTGAGCTGTTGCCACCTTTGAGTTTCAACCTGCGCTCGGGGGACGGGCCGGTCTTCATCTCTGGGCAGCATGTGATGT TGGACCTTGATCTGgacgaagaagaggaggagctgTACCCAATGAACTCCAGTCAAA AGCTCTTGAAGCAATAG
- the npm2a gene encoding nucleoplasmin-2a isoform X3: MCNQPKPSCRCVARSGWCGEDMDPLNISSISSVHDTVCVLWGCELSSSQRTFVFEVDDDFLEHQLFVRTICLSAEASDQLHVVEVEAKITQNSRPVPIATLRPTVQPMVSFYGFELLPPLSFNLRSGDGPVFISGQHVMLDLDLDEEEEELYPMNSSQKLLKQ, translated from the exons ATGTGCAATCAACCAAAGCCTTCTTGCCGATGTGTAG CAAGATCGGGCTGGTGTGGTGAAGACATGGATCCCCTTAACATCTCCTCGATCTCCTCCGTTCATGACACCGTCTGTGTGCTGTGGG GCTGCGAGTTGTCCAGCAGTCAGAGGACGTTTGTGTTTGAAGTGGACGACGATTTCCTCGAGCACCAGCTCTTTGTCAGGACG ATCTGCCTTAGTGCAGAGGCCAGTGACCAGCTGCACGTGGTAGAAGTGGAGGCCAAGATCACGCAGAACAGCCGCCCAGTGCCCATCGCCACCCTGCGGCCCACAGTGCAGCCCATG GTGAGTTTCTATGGGTTTGAGCTGTTGCCACCTTTGAGTTTCAACCTGCGCTCGGGGGACGGGCCGGTCTTCATCTCTGGGCAGCATGTGATGT TGGACCTTGATCTGgacgaagaagaggaggagctgTACCCAATGAACTCCAGTCAAA AGCTCTTGAAGCAATAG
- the npm2a gene encoding nucleoplasmin-2a isoform X1, with translation MMWTDDESAVHLVYQFSSSRHIKQDRAGVVKTWIPLTSPRSPPFMTPSVCCGFLSLCLSWPGCELSSSQRTFVFEVDDDFLEHQLFVRTICLSAEASDQLHVVEVEAKITQNSRPVPIATLRPTVQPMVSFYGFELLPPLSFNLRSGDGPVFISGQHVMLDLDLDEEEEELYPMNSSQKLLKQ, from the exons ATGATGTGGACGGATGATGAATCTGCTGTTCACTTGGTATACCAATTCAGTTCCTCTCGCCACATCAAG CAAGATCGGGCTGGTGTGGTGAAGACATGGATCCCCTTAACATCTCCTCGATCTCCTCCGTTCATGACACCGTCTGTGTGCTGTGGG TTTCTGTCACTCTGTCTTTCCTGGCCAGGCTGCGAGTTGTCCAGCAGTCAGAGGACGTTTGTGTTTGAAGTGGACGACGATTTCCTCGAGCACCAGCTCTTTGTCAGGACG ATCTGCCTTAGTGCAGAGGCCAGTGACCAGCTGCACGTGGTAGAAGTGGAGGCCAAGATCACGCAGAACAGCCGCCCAGTGCCCATCGCCACCCTGCGGCCCACAGTGCAGCCCATG GTGAGTTTCTATGGGTTTGAGCTGTTGCCACCTTTGAGTTTCAACCTGCGCTCGGGGGACGGGCCGGTCTTCATCTCTGGGCAGCATGTGATGT TGGACCTTGATCTGgacgaagaagaggaggagctgTACCCAATGAACTCCAGTCAAA AGCTCTTGAAGCAATAG
- the npm2a gene encoding nucleoplasmin-2a isoform X2 has protein sequence MMNLLFTWYTNSVPLATSRSGWCGEDMDPLNISSISSVHDTVCVLWGCELSSSQRTFVFEVDDDFLEHQLFVRTICLSAEASDQLHVVEVEAKITQNSRPVPIATLRPTVQPMVSFYGFELLPPLSFNLRSGDGPVFISGQHVMLDLDLDEEEEELYPMNSSQKLLKQ, from the exons ATGATGAATCTGCTGTTCACTTGGTATACCAATTCAGTTCCTCTCGCCACATCAAG ATCGGGCTGGTGTGGTGAAGACATGGATCCCCTTAACATCTCCTCGATCTCCTCCGTTCATGACACCGTCTGTGTGCTGTGGG GCTGCGAGTTGTCCAGCAGTCAGAGGACGTTTGTGTTTGAAGTGGACGACGATTTCCTCGAGCACCAGCTCTTTGTCAGGACG ATCTGCCTTAGTGCAGAGGCCAGTGACCAGCTGCACGTGGTAGAAGTGGAGGCCAAGATCACGCAGAACAGCCGCCCAGTGCCCATCGCCACCCTGCGGCCCACAGTGCAGCCCATG GTGAGTTTCTATGGGTTTGAGCTGTTGCCACCTTTGAGTTTCAACCTGCGCTCGGGGGACGGGCCGGTCTTCATCTCTGGGCAGCATGTGATGT TGGACCTTGATCTGgacgaagaagaggaggagctgTACCCAATGAACTCCAGTCAAA AGCTCTTGAAGCAATAG